DNA sequence from the Cystobacter ferrugineus genome:
GTTCAGGCCCGCCTTGAGCAGGGCCACCGAGCGCAGCACGGCCTGCACCGCGTCGGTCTGCCCGAGCAGCCGTTCGCCGAAGAAGCGCTCCGTCTCGTCGAGATCCAACGCCATCGCGTCGTCCACGACGAAGCGGGGCAGCCGCGTGGTGGCGCAGAAGCGGGTGAGGACGTCCTCGGGGCCCACGCGATCCTTGGCGCCACCCGCCGCCTCGGCGGCCGTCTCCTTGAGCAGCTCGATGGCCTTGCGCGGCAGCCGCTGGGCGAGGAGGAACTTGGAGGCCAGCCGCAGCGCCAGGTCGCACGCCGCCGGATCGATGGGCAGGTGCAGCTCGCGCTCCTGCTCCTCGGCGACGCGGTGGAGGATCCACCGGGCGCGCTCGGTGGGCGGCTCGTGGAGGGGCACCAGGTGCAGCCGCTCGGCGAAGGACTCATCGGCGCGAAGCAGCTCCTGCACGCGTTTGGGCTCGGTCTCGAAGATGAAGCGCGGGGTGCCGGTGCGCAGGGCGCGGAAGGCCACGGGGGCCAGGGGGCCGCCGATGACCGCGGGCAGGTCCCGGATGTAGACGATGGGGCAGGGGTGGCGCTGGAGCCACTCGAGCAGCTCCTCGAACGTCTCGGCCGCCTGACGCTGGGTGCTGCGCGCCAGGATGTTGGCGACGGACACCTCCACCATGCGCGCCGAGGAGAGCTCCGCGTCCACTCGGCCCTCGGTGATGCGGCGCGCGACTTCCTGCACCAGGGCGGACTTGCCCACGCCGGGCTCACCGGACAGCAGGGGGTGTTTGCCGCCGCGCGCCAGCAAGCCGAGCACCTCCGTCACCGCGCCGTCCATGCCGTGCGCGGCCGTGAGCCGTCCCTCGCGCGCCAGGGCCGTCAGATCGCGGTCGATGAGCCGCTCGTTGTCCTCGCTCTTTCGGGTGGCCATGGTCGGAAACGCCCCCCCGGGGCAGTGCGCGCACTCTATCCCGCCCGGCGCGCGCGGCGCACAGGTCAACATGCGCGCCGGATGCCAGCGTCTGGGCGTGAAGTCGGCACTGGTTTCGCGGCGATTCGACGAGGAAGGGACGCCTGGTTTCCTTATCTCTCCGACGCGGTTTTTTTCCGGTTTTTCCGCGCGTGTTGCTTGAACCCGTCAGCAGGGACTCTCATAGTGCGGGTGCCGTTCAAGCAAGCTCCGGTCCCCCCCGGACGGAGCACCCCCACGGAGGCTGAAAATGAAGAAGGACACGACCAAGAAGCCGTTCTTCGCGCGTCTGCTCGAGGAGCAGGAACTGGAGCAGGTCACGGGCGGCGCTGCCAACAAGACCCAGAAGTATCCCTCGGACGAGGACGATTTCGAGGCGTCGCTGATCAAGCCGCCCCCCGACACGACCCAGAAGTACCCCTCGGACGGTGACGACGACAACGCGGTCTAAAACCCTCGCGGGGCGGGTCGAGCCCCGGTCTTCTCTCATGCCCACCGCTCGCGACACCGTCCTGCTCTTCACCCATAGCGGCGACTACTTCACCGTGGATCGCGTCGCGCAGGAGGTGTCGCGGCGGGGGCTTCGTCCCCTCCGCATCAATACGGATGGCTTCCCTTCCGAGTGGGAGCTGACGTCGATGCTGGAGCCGACGTACCAGGACGTGGTGCTGCACACGGATGCGGGCGAGGTGCGAAGCGCCGAGGTGCGCTCGGTGTGGTTGCGCCGGCGCGTCGCTCCCCGGCTCGACGAGACGCTGGAGCCCGCGTGGCGCGAGAGCTGTGCCCGGGAGTCGAGCGCGGCCCTCTCGGGGGCCCTCGACGGACTGACGGGGGCGGGCTGCCGCTTCATCAATCCCCTCGGCGCGGACGAGACGGCGGGCAACAAGCTGCTCCAACTCCGGCTCGCCCGGACGCACGGGCTCGAGATTCCACGCACCCTGGTGACCAACGACGCGGAGCGGGTGCGCTCCTGGTTCGACGAGGTCGGAGGCCGGGTGGTGGCCAAGATGCTGACGCCGTTGACCCAGTCCATGAGGGGCGGACAGCCCTTCGTGTACACGACCGCCATCGGCCCCGAGCACCTGGAGGAACTCGACGGCTTGCGTCTCAGCCCCATGGTGTTCCAGGAGCGCATCGACAAGTCGCACGAACTGCGTGTCGCCGTGGTGGGCGAGCGCTGCTTCGTGGGGGCCATCGACGCCTCGCGCTCGGTGGAGGGGCAGGTGGATTGGCGGCGCTCCCGTCCGGACGAGTGTTCCTGGGCCGTGGGCCAGTTGCCCGAGGAGGTCGCCCGGCGCCTGGTGCGCCTGGTGGCGGAGCTGGGGCTGGTGTACGGCGCCGCGGATTTCATCGTCACACCCGACGGCCGCTACGTCTTCCTCGAGGTGAACCCCGGAGGGGAGTGGGGAATGCTCGAGCGGGATCTCGGCCTGCCCATCGCCGCGGCCCTCGCCGACGCGCTCGTTTCCGAGGGGAGTGGAGCCGCGCAGTCGTTGTAAGGAGCAGGGATGACCATCCTCATCGTGACCCATTCCAAGGACAACGACGCGCCCCTGTCCGTGGCGCGTGCCCTCGAGTCCCGGGGCGAGCGGGTCTACCGCTTCAACACCGACCTGTTTCCCACCGATCTGCGGCTCTCGCTGGATGAGCGCGGGGCGGGGCGGCTGTCCGGCCCCGCGGGAGAGCTGTCCCTGGAGGACGTGACGGCGGTCTGGTACCGCCGTAACTCGACGGGCAGCGCCATTCCCAAGGACCTGGATGACCAGCTACGTCGCCCGTCGGTGGAGGAGAGCCGGCGCCTGGTGTTCGGCATGATGAGCGCGCTGGGGGTGTTCCAGCTCGACGCGCTCGAAGTCATCCGGCGCGCGGAGCACAAGCCGCTGCAGCTCAAGCTGGCGCGGGCGCTCGGGATGGAGGTTCCCCGGACGCTGATGACCAACGATCCGGTGGCGGTGCGGGCCTTCGCCGCCGAGTGCCCCGGTGGCGTGGTGACGAAGATGATGGCGTCGTTCGCCGTCTATGACGAGCAGGGCCGGGAGCAGGTGGTCTTCACCACCCCCCTCACCTCGGACCAACTCGAGGACCTGGAGGGCCTGGACCTGTGTCCGATGACCTTCCAGGAGCGGCTGACCAAGGCGGTGGAACTGCGAGTCACGGTGGTGGGCGAGCGGGTGATGGCGGCGGCCATCGACTCGCAGGCGCTGCCGAGGGCGCGCGAGGACTGGCGGCGCGAGGGCGCGGCGCTCATCGACGCCTGGAAGCCCTACACGCTGCCCGAGCCGCTCCACGCCCAGGTGCTGCGGTTGATGGACGCGCTGGGGCTCAACTACGGCGCGTTCGACTTCATCGTCACGCCCGAGGGCCGGCACGTCTTCCTGGAGGTGAATCCCTCGGGGGAGTTCATGTGGTTGATGAAGCACCCGGGACTGCCCGTCGACGAGGCGCTCGCGGACGTGCTCAGCGGACGCGCGGCGCGGCGGCTCGCGCCGAAGCCGCTGGCTGGGGCGTGAGCCTATGGCCGGAGGCGAGGGCCTGGTGCTAGGGTTCCCGCCCCATGGCCAAGTCCCCCTGCCCCGTTTCCCTGTCGCAGTTCCTTGAGAAGGCCGAGCCGCTCAAGGTGATCATCAACGGTCAGGAGATGCTCGCCGAGGTGAAGTCGTTCTCGACCGGCTCCTTCGGCTGGTACATCAACGGCAAGACGACCGTCACCGTCGATGGCAAGCCGGTGTCGGTGCAGATCGGCATGAACATGACGGTGGTGGGCTCGAAGGAAGCGGCGCGCTGAGCCTCGCGGGGCTCAGCTCGCCGTAGGCGTCACCGCCACGAGTCCCACCAGGGTGTCGCGGCGCACGCCGTGCTTCACGAAGTCCTGGACCGTGCGCGCGAGCGTGGCGCCGAGCTGGCCGATGAGGGGCAGGTGCTCTCCGCCCTCGCACGTGGCCTGCCCGGGAGTGTCCTCGGTATCCGGGACGAAGCGCTCGTCCCAGCGCACCAGCCCGAAGGTGCCGTCCGCCGCCAGTGCGCCGTGCACCAGGGGCTTGCCCGCCGCGCGCGCGAACGCGCTCAAGAGCAGCCGGCTCTCCTGGTTGTCGAAGCAGTCGACGAGCAGATCCGCGCTCGAGCCCAGCGCCGCCACGTTGTCACGCGTCATCCGCACGCCGAACGCCTCGGCCTTCACGCCGTACAGGTTGAGCAGTTGCAGCTTGAGCGCCTCCGCCTTGTTCTTGCCCACGGAGGGCTTCACGAAGGCCTGCGCCCGCAGGTTCTTGGACTCCACGCGATCGAAGTCGACGAAGACGAGCGTGGCCTCGAGGTTGCGGCACAGCACCGCCGCCGTGGAGCCGATGGCCCCCACGCCACAGAAGAGGATGCGCATGGGTGGGCCTCCTCACGCCCCGAAGGGCACCTTGGGCCGCAGGTAGATGCGCTCCCCGCCCCCCGGTGCGTGGAACCGGTCCACCACGTAGTGCTGGAAGGTGTCCGTCTGGACTGGAGCCAGCAGCTCCACCGCGATGCGCCGCACGTCCGCGTCCGTCAGGCGGGTTTCCCGCTCCAGGGGCACGTCCGTGGACAGGCCATTGTAGGTGATGTTCAGCGTCGTCATCTCCCCGCCTCCCGGGGGCCCGGACCGCCGCGAGGGAGGGCGGGGCCGAGGCCGTCCGGGCAGGGACGCGCGAGCGGGGCGGATTCCTGACGCTCAGTGAGCGCCGTAGCGCTTCTCGCCGGCCTCCACGCGCAGCTTCAGCTTGTTCTGCGCGGGGGGCAGCGGGCAGGTGGCATGGGGGGAGAAGGCGCAGGGCGGGTTGTAGGCGCGGTTGAAGTCCAGCACCACCCGGCCGTCCTTCGTCGGCTGATCCACGTACAGGAAGCGGCCCGCGCCGTACGAGTCATTGCGGTTGGTCTGGTCGCCGAAGATGACGAAGAACGGCCCCGAGTCCGATTCGAGGACGGGATCCAACCGGTACTCCTGCCCATTCACCTGGAAGACGAGCGTGCCCGGGGAGTTCATTTCCTCCACCGTGCCGAGCACCGTGGGCACCGGCAGCTTGCGCGGTGTCGTGGCGGGCTCGAAGCGGCCCTCGATGCGCCAGGCGGCGCTCACCGGCCAGGTGGGGATGCCGTGGAACTGCTTGCGCGCCGGGGCCTCGGGATCCTTCACCCGCAGCCCCATCTTCTCCCCGCGCTGGATGAGATAGAAGCGCAGCGTGCCCAGCGAGAGCACGTCCTCGGGGCCCTCGGAGGTACCCAGAGCGCCTCCCGTGAAGGGTTTGCCTCCACGGGTGAGGGGGACTCCGGGCTGGAGGGTGAGCGTCACCTGGTTGCCCTTGCGCGTGAAGGTTCCGATGCGCGCGGGCGTGCCCTCGGGGAAGACGAAGTCGTTGTCCGCGGCGGAGCCGAAGCGGTTGTCCCCGTCGTTCAACCAGTGCAGGCCCACGAGCGACAACCATCCCTCCTCGGACGTGAGGTTGGCGATGCGCTTCTGGTGCCAGGCGCGCGTCTCCGCCTCGAGGGAGGACGCGGTCGGTGCGGTGGGCTTCGATTCGGCGGGTTTCGTCATGGCGGGCTTGGCGGGAGGCGCGGCGAGGGCGGGAGCCGCGAACGCGAGTCCCGAGAGGGTGATCAGGCGGGCGATGCGCATGGCCCCGACGATGGCAAGCCCGATCGGTCTCGTCCACCACCAGGCGGGGGGCCCGGATTTCGTTCGGCGTGAGACTTCTCGCCAATTCATCTACATCCCGACGTTTCAGCGCATACGCTGCGCCGCCCTATGCGCTTCGACGACATCTCCATCGAATCCACCCGCATCACCTTCTGGGGTCCGCGCACCGCGCTCGAGGTGCGCAACCCCCTACCAGGCGTCCTCCGGCTGCGCCACGCCCCCGCGCTCAGCCACTCCGCGCCCGCGCACCGGGAGCTGCTGCCCAAGCAGTCCTGGTCCGTCGTGGAGCACGCGGGGCTGCCGCTGTCCCTGCGCCGTGAGCAGGAGGGCGCGGTGGCGGTGGTGGTGGCGGAGGGCTTGTCCCTGGAGGTGACGCTCGCCACGGGCGCCTGGCGTCTGCGGGATGGCTCGGGCCGGGAGCTGGGCCGGTGCGAGAGCTTCTCGAGCGAGGTGATGCCGGACTATCCGGTGACCCGCTTCCGCTCGCGGCTGTCCCTGCACACACCCCGCGACGAGGCCTGGCTGGGCTTCGGTGAGAAGGTGGGCACGCTGGACAAGCGCGGCATGCACTTCACCTTCTGGAACACGGACGTGGTGCCGCATCACCCGGACACGGATCCTCTCTACCAGTCCATTCCCTTCAGCATCGGCCTGCGCGAGGGCGTGGCCTGGGGTGTCTTCCTCGACGAGTCGTGGCGGATGGAGGCGGACGTGGCGGCCGAGGATCCCTCCATCCTCTGCTGGGAGTCCGCCGGTCCCGAGCTGGACACCTACGTCATCGCCGGCCCGATGCCCGCGGACGTGGTGCGGCGCTACACCGCGCTCACCGGTCGCATGCCGCTGCCTCCACTCTGGAGCCTCGGCGCGCAGCAGTCGCGCTGGGGCTACGAGAACGCCAGGGAGATCCGCTCCGTCCTCCAGGGCTACCGCGCCCACAAGATTCCGCTCGACGTCGTCTACCTCGATATCGACTACATGGAGGGCTACAAGGTCTGGACGTGGGATCGCACCCGCTACCCGGACCCCGCGGGGCTCGCGCGCGAGGCGGCCGCGCAGGGCGTGCGGCTGGTCACCATCATCGATCCAGGCGTGAAGCAGGAGCCGGGCTACCGCGTCTATGACGAGGCGCTCGCCAACGACTACCTGGTGCGCAACGACCGGGGCAGCGTGCTCGTGGGCGAGGTGTGGCCCAAGCCCGCCGTGTTCCCGGACTTCACCCGCGAGGAGGTGCGCGCCTGGTGGGGCCAGCAGCACCGGACCTTCCTGGACGTGGGCATCTCCGGCTTCTGGAACGACATGAACGAGCCGGCGTGCTTCAAGGTCATCAATGGTGACGAGACCTTCGGCGTCATCGGCACGCGCTCGGTGGACAAGGGCCGGGTGGAGGGGCCCACGCTGCCCCACGACGCCCGCCATGGAGACAAGCGCCACCTGGAGGTCCACAACGTCTACGCGCTCGGCATGGCGCGCGGGGCGTACGAGGGGCTGCGCACCATCGCCCCCGAGCGCCGGCCCTTCCTCCTCACCCGCGCGGGCTCGCCCGGCATCCAGCGCTACTCCGCGGTGTGGACGGGCGACAACTCGAGCTACTGGGCGCACCTGGAGCTGTCCATCTCCATGCTGCTGGGCCTGGGGCTGTCGGGCGTGTCCTTCGTGGGCTCGGATGTGCCGGGCTTCCTGGGCCGCCCCACTGGGGAGATGCTCGTGCGCTGGACGCAGGCCGGCGTCTTCTACCCGCTCTTCCGCAACCATTCCGCCAAGGGCACTCCGTACAAGGAGCCGTGGCGCTTCGGCGAGCCCTACCTGTCCATCGCCCGGGAGTGGTTCGAGCGGCGCTACCGGCTGATGCCCACGCTCTACTCGCTCATGCACGAGTCCTCGCAAGAGGGTCTGCCCGCGCTGCGGCCCCTCGTCATGTACGCGCCCGGGGACGTCGAGGCGCTGCGCATGGATGACGCCTTCTTCTTCGGCCGGGATCTGCTCGTGGCCCCCGTGGCGCGCCAGGGCCGCACACACCGGCACGTGTACCTGCCCGAGGGCAGGTGGTTGCCCTTCTTCAACCTCGGCCAGTCGGGTGGGGAGGTCATCGAGGGCCGTCAGCACGTGCTCGCCGAGGCGCCGCTGGACACGGTTCCCATGTGGCTGCGGGCGGGTGGTGCCCTCGCGCTCACCGAGCCCGCGCTGCACACCACCACGGCCAACTGGGCCCACCTCACCTGGCACATCCACGCGGCGCCGCGCGTGGAGGCCCGGCTGTACGAGGACGCGGGCGAGGGCTACGGCGCATCGCGCCTGACGCGGCTGAGCGGCACCTGGGCCGACGGCCGCTTCGTACTGGAGCGCACCACCGAGGGCGCGCTGCCCCCGGCGCGCGAGACGGAGACGCTGTGCGTGTACGCCCTGTCCGAGCCGCGGGAAGTGCTCGGCGCGCGTGAGCACCGCTTCGTGGACGGGGTGCTCCTGCTCGAGGTGGAGGCGGGCTGGACGCGCCTGGAGGTCAAGCTGTAGCCATCCCCGAGCGGGCCCGCAGCTCCGCGGTCCAGGCGGGCTCCTCGGCGCGGAGCCTGTCCTGGCCCTGCTCGCGCACGAGCGTGCCCTCGGGGGCCACCACGGAGAAGCGCACGGGCCGCCCGAGCGCCAGGAGGAGCGCCTCCATCGTCGTCTCGTCCTCGGGGCTGAAGCCGAGGGGGCCGAGGGGATGACTGTGGGCGATCTCCTCCAGCTCCCCGCGCAGCCGCCACACGGCCTCCCAGCGTGCGCGCGAGTCCGGCAGGGCCACGGCGCTGTCGGAGGCATCGCTCCACAGCACCTCTCCGTCGCGACCGATGAGCAGACAGACTTCCCGGTGCCCCATGGCTCACACGTGCCGGGTGATGACCAGCACGCCCTCCTCGATGGCCTCGCGGATGACCGCGGGCAGGCTGTCCAACGTCACGAGCGCGTCCGCTCCCGCGAGGCACAGTCCCGCGTCCACCACCCGCAGGGTGTCCGCCTCCACGAGGCTCTGGAAGCGCTCGCCCATGAACTCGAACGTCACCTCGAGCTGGCCGCCGCTCAGCCGCCTCGAGTCCAGCAGCCTCGCTCCCGCCCGTGAGAGCGCCCGCTCCACTCGCGACGCTTCCTCCTCCCGCTCGCGTGCCGGACGCGCCCGCTCCTCCCGGGAGTCCAGGCGCCGTGCCCTCATCACGTGGATGGAGCGCTCGAATACCAGCGTGCGCAGCCGGGCCTCGGCCACGGCGGCGCCCTGCTCCGCCACGCCTTGCACCACGCCACGCACCTTGGCCGGGGCGAAGCGGATGTCGAGCGCGCGTGCCCGCGTCTCCAGCAGCGCGTAGCCGAAGGCCGCCCGTAGCGAGGCGGGCACGCCCTTCACCTCCGTGAGTGTCTCCCGACGCTCCAGGCGCAGGCGCGCGGTGGACTCGGCCTCACTCTCGAACTTGGAGGTCTCGAACACGAGCCCGCCATCATGCCAGCGCCGGGCGAGCAGGGGCGCGAAGCGCGGCGGCGTGTCCTCGGGCAGCAGGCGCACGGGTTCCGCCACCGCGCCCTCGTGCACGAGCCGCGTCCCCCACAGGTGTCCTCGCACCCGCGGGAGCCCGTCGAGCCCTTCCGACCCGGCGGGCTCCCGCGCGGTGGCGGTGCGGCCGCGCACCTCGAAGCGATACCAGCCCGGTGCGGAAGGCGTGAGCACCCGGAGGCGTCGTGAGGGCAGATCGACGTGGGCGCCGCCGAAGTAGGGCAGCACCACCGACTCCACCTGTCCGAGGAACTTCCGGTAGTCCACGACGACGCCCTCCTTCCGTGTGTCACGTCACCTTCACGCCACCTTCTTCAACAAGGGCGTGCGCATCACCCGCTCCACCCAGCCGGACGGACCGGCCCCGGCCGCCGTGGGCGCCTCCAACAGCGCCTTGAGCACGCGGGGCACCTGGTAGGGGTCGGCGAACTGATCCACCGACACCTCGCTGAAGGGCACCCGGAGCGTGCTCGCGCACGAGCGCACCGTGCTGCCCCGCGAATGCGCCACGCTCACCATCAGCGCGAGGGCGGCCACGGTGTAGCCGCACTCGATGAAGGTGCGCGCGAGCTGGGCGCCCGGCTCGCCCTCCTCGTCTCCCACGACGATGACGATGAGCTTCGCCTCCGCCGGCACCCGCATGCCCGCGCGGTGCAGCGCCTGCACTCCGGAGGCGTGCGTGGTGCCTCCACCCGCCTGGAGCCCCTGGAGCATGTGCTGCACGCCCGTGCGGCTGGCCGCCTTGGGCTTGAGCACCGTGCCCACGGTGTCGAACGAGGCCACGTGCAGCTTGTCCATCGGGAAGCCCGCGAGGATGCGCGTGAGCGCTTCCTTGGACTGCTCGATGGCGCCCTGCATGGAGCCTGACTTGTCGATGAGGAACATCACCCGCACGTCCGTTTCCGCCACCGCTTCGGCCACCGCCGCCCGCGCCGCGTTGTCGCTCGCCTCCTCCAGCTTCGTCTTCAGCGCCTGGCCTCGCACGTTGCGCGCGATGTTCAGCGCCCGTTGATCGCTCGCCGCCCGCACCGCCTCGTCCCAGCGCGCGCGCACGGCCGCGTCCTCCATCAACCCCAGCTCCTCGAGAGTGGGCGTCATCAGCAACAGATCCTTGTTCGACAGCGACGGCAACAGCGCCGCCAGGATGGCCGGCGTCAGTCCCACACCCGCCGGCAGCCGGCCCACCACCTCCTTGTAGGAGAGGCGCTCGCGGACGATCCGCTCGCAGATCTCCGCCTCCTCGAGTCCGTCGAAGCGCTCGCGCTTGACGAGCGTGAGCCCGGT
Encoded proteins:
- a CDS encoding vWA domain-containing protein, which encodes MTTIHHPTPETLPETQRGPAEKLLDLVLGGSAHLWHNRPGLELQGVWYPARGASAELVRRGTPIKPGLFVPAAVKLYRQLLDIYQLNTDLMAHFASYALTQTDWRDLQVATSALMLVQRHSGQPVREEDGSIAFHDDDLRALGEAMVLHYERKSTRMLTPKAVLRVAELLETPEIARLNREAGFGDPASRKPPLGRWKTAATRWLRTREQNPSQLQGLVKAGYKTTLQRLARKAGYKPQTQTFFEVLGWKQKQAPEGHRTVGLTGLTLVKRERFDGLEEAEICERIVRERLSYKEVVGRLPAGVGLTPAILAALLPSLSNKDLLLMTPTLEELGLMEDAAVRARWDEAVRAASDQRALNIARNVRGQALKTKLEEASDNAARAAVAEAVAETDVRVMFLIDKSGSMQGAIEQSKEALTRILAGFPMDKLHVASFDTVGTVLKPKAASRTGVQHMLQGLQAGGGTTHASGVQALHRAGMRVPAEAKLIVIVVGDEEGEPGAQLARTFIECGYTVAALALMVSVAHSRGSTVRSCASTLRVPFSEVSVDQFADPYQVPRVLKALLEAPTAAGAGPSGWVERVMRTPLLKKVA
- a CDS encoding microviridin/marinostatin family tricyclic proteinase inhibitor, yielding MKKDTTKKPFFARLLEEQELEQVTGGAANKTQKYPSDEDDFEASLIKPPPDTTQKYPSDGDDDNAV
- a CDS encoding MvdC/MvdD family ATP grasp protein, whose product is MTILIVTHSKDNDAPLSVARALESRGERVYRFNTDLFPTDLRLSLDERGAGRLSGPAGELSLEDVTAVWYRRNSTGSAIPKDLDDQLRRPSVEESRRLVFGMMSALGVFQLDALEVIRRAEHKPLQLKLARALGMEVPRTLMTNDPVAVRAFAAECPGGVVTKMMASFAVYDEQGREQVVFTTPLTSDQLEDLEGLDLCPMTFQERLTKAVELRVTVVGERVMAAAIDSQALPRAREDWRREGAALIDAWKPYTLPEPLHAQVLRLMDALGLNYGAFDFIVTPEGRHVFLEVNPSGEFMWLMKHPGLPVDEALADVLSGRAARRLAPKPLAGA
- a CDS encoding TIM-barrel domain-containing protein, with the translated sequence MRFDDISIESTRITFWGPRTALEVRNPLPGVLRLRHAPALSHSAPAHRELLPKQSWSVVEHAGLPLSLRREQEGAVAVVVAEGLSLEVTLATGAWRLRDGSGRELGRCESFSSEVMPDYPVTRFRSRLSLHTPRDEAWLGFGEKVGTLDKRGMHFTFWNTDVVPHHPDTDPLYQSIPFSIGLREGVAWGVFLDESWRMEADVAAEDPSILCWESAGPELDTYVIAGPMPADVVRRYTALTGRMPLPPLWSLGAQQSRWGYENAREIRSVLQGYRAHKIPLDVVYLDIDYMEGYKVWTWDRTRYPDPAGLAREAAAQGVRLVTIIDPGVKQEPGYRVYDEALANDYLVRNDRGSVLVGEVWPKPAVFPDFTREEVRAWWGQQHRTFLDVGISGFWNDMNEPACFKVINGDETFGVIGTRSVDKGRVEGPTLPHDARHGDKRHLEVHNVYALGMARGAYEGLRTIAPERRPFLLTRAGSPGIQRYSAVWTGDNSSYWAHLELSISMLLGLGLSGVSFVGSDVPGFLGRPTGEMLVRWTQAGVFYPLFRNHSAKGTPYKEPWRFGEPYLSIAREWFERRYRLMPTLYSLMHESSQEGLPALRPLVMYAPGDVEALRMDDAFFFGRDLLVAPVARQGRTHRHVYLPEGRWLPFFNLGQSGGEVIEGRQHVLAEAPLDTVPMWLRAGGALALTEPALHTTTANWAHLTWHIHAAPRVEARLYEDAGEGYGASRLTRLSGTWADGRFVLERTTEGALPPARETETLCVYALSEPREVLGAREHRFVDGVLLLEVEAGWTRLEVKL
- a CDS encoding DUF1684 domain-containing protein; protein product: MRIARLITLSGLAFAAPALAAPPAKPAMTKPAESKPTAPTASSLEAETRAWHQKRIANLTSEEGWLSLVGLHWLNDGDNRFGSAADNDFVFPEGTPARIGTFTRKGNQVTLTLQPGVPLTRGGKPFTGGALGTSEGPEDVLSLGTLRFYLIQRGEKMGLRVKDPEAPARKQFHGIPTWPVSAAWRIEGRFEPATTPRKLPVPTVLGTVEEMNSPGTLVFQVNGQEYRLDPVLESDSGPFFVIFGDQTNRNDSYGAGRFLYVDQPTKDGRVVLDFNRAYNPPCAFSPHATCPLPPAQNKLKLRVEAGEKRYGAH
- a CDS encoding MvdC/MvdD family ATP grasp protein translates to MPTARDTVLLFTHSGDYFTVDRVAQEVSRRGLRPLRINTDGFPSEWELTSMLEPTYQDVVLHTDAGEVRSAEVRSVWLRRRVAPRLDETLEPAWRESCARESSAALSGALDGLTGAGCRFINPLGADETAGNKLLQLRLARTHGLEIPRTLVTNDAERVRSWFDEVGGRVVAKMLTPLTQSMRGGQPFVYTTAIGPEHLEELDGLRLSPMVFQERIDKSHELRVAVVGERCFVGAIDASRSVEGQVDWRRSRPDECSWAVGQLPEEVARRLVRLVAELGLVYGAADFIVTPDGRYVFLEVNPGGEWGMLERDLGLPIAAALADALVSEGSGAAQSL
- a CDS encoding HesA/MoeB/ThiF family protein, encoding MRILFCGVGAIGSTAAVLCRNLEATLVFVDFDRVESKNLRAQAFVKPSVGKNKAEALKLQLLNLYGVKAEAFGVRMTRDNVAALGSSADLLVDCFDNQESRLLLSAFARAAGKPLVHGALAADGTFGLVRWDERFVPDTEDTPGQATCEGGEHLPLIGQLGATLARTVQDFVKHGVRRDTLVGLVAVTPTAS